One region of Thunnus albacares chromosome 20, fThuAlb1.1, whole genome shotgun sequence genomic DNA includes:
- the tob1b gene encoding protein Tob1b, producing the protein MQLEIQVALNFIISYLYNKLPRRRVNIFGEELERQLKRKYEGHWYPDKPYKGSGFRCIHVGEKVDPVVEQAAKESGLDIEDVRNNLPQDLSVWIDPFEVSYQIGEKGPVKVLYVDDNNENGSELDKEIKNSFNPEAQVFMPISDPVGASSESSSPSPPFGQSAAVSPSFMPRSTQPLTFTTATFAATKFGSTKMKSSGRGNNSNSGSSSKVARTSPTNNLGLNVNTLLKQKAISTSMHSLYGLGLGQQQQQQQQQQQQQQQQKASALSPNAKEFVFPSLQGQASPGAVFPGEGSLGLGPLQYNNAFDMFAAYGSLNDKSLMDGLNFSLSNMQYSNQQFQPVMAN; encoded by the coding sequence ATGCAGCTTGAAATTCAAGTAGCACTCAACTTTATTATTTCCTATTTATACAACAAACTCCCTCGACGACGTGTGAATATCTTCGGTGAAGAGCTTGAGAGGCAGctgaagagaaaatatgaaGGCCACTGGTACCCGGATAAGCCATACAaaggttcagggttcaggtgCATCCATGTAGGGGAGAAGGTGGACCCTGTGGTGGAGCAGGCAGCCAAAGAGAGCGGGCTGGACATTGAAGACGTCCGGAATAATCTCCCTCAGGACCTTAGTGTGTGGATCGACCCGTTTGAGGTTTCCTACCAGATTGGGGAGAAGGGACCGGTCAAGGTGCTATATGTGGATGATAACAATGAGAATGGGTCAGAGCTGGACAAGGAGATCAAGAACAGCTTTAATCCTGAGGCCCAGGTCTTCATGCCAATCAGCGACCCCGTTGGGGCTTCCTCAGAGTCCAgttccccctctcctcctttcgGGCAGTCTGCTGCCGTGAGCCCCTCCTTCATGCCACGCTCCACCCAGCCCTTAACCTTCACCACTGCCACCTTTGCTGCCACCAAATTCGGCTCCACTAAGATGAAGAGCAGCGGCCGcggcaacaacagcaacagcggCAGTAGCAGCAAGGTGGCCCGCACCTCCCCTACCAATAACCTGGGTCTGAATGTCAACACCCTACTGAAGCAGAAAGCCATCTCCACCTCCATGCACTCACTGTACGGGCTGGGCctggggcagcagcagcagcagcagcaacagcagcaacaacagcagcagcagcagaaggccTCTGCTCTCTCCCCTAACGCCAAGGAGTTTGTGTTCCCCAGCCTCCAGGGCCAGGCCAGCCCTGGAGCCGTGTTCCCCGGGGAGGGCTCCCTGGGACTCGGCCCTCTGCAGTACAACAATGCCTTTGACATGTTTGCGGCCTACGGAAGCCTCAACGACAAGTCCCTTATGGATGGCCTCAACTTCAGTCTGAGCAACATGCAGTATTCTAACCAGCAATTCCAGCCAGTCATGGCTAACTAA